Proteins encoded together in one Nitrospirae bacterium YQR-1 window:
- the pseI gene encoding pseudaminic acid synthase: MSNIIIGGRNIGADAPVFIVAELSANHRQNLDIALKTIEAIKDSGADAVKFQTYRADTITIDCDCDSFKINQGTIWDGRTLFELYCEAYTPWEWFPKLVKRAQELGLIWFSSPFDKTSVDFLESLSVPAYKIASFEITDLPLIQYTAGKGKPVIISTGVATFEEIQEALATCTAAGNESMAVLKCSSVYPAPLCEANLKTIPHMRDTLNTVIGLSDHTVGITTPIAATALGAQIIEKHFILDKAIGGPDSAFSLDPSEFRAMVDGIRETETALGTVNYELSCAVKKSREHARSLFVVKDISAQEAFTEENVKSIRPAFGLPPKYLPLILTKRAKVDIKKGTPLNWDIVED; encoded by the coding sequence ATGAGCAATATAATCATAGGCGGCAGAAACATCGGGGCTGACGCTCCGGTATTTATAGTGGCGGAGCTGTCGGCAAACCACAGACAGAATCTTGACATAGCGCTTAAAACCATAGAGGCGATAAAAGACTCCGGTGCCGATGCTGTTAAGTTTCAAACATACAGAGCAGATACAATTACAATAGACTGTGACTGCGACAGTTTTAAGATTAATCAGGGTACTATTTGGGACGGCAGGACACTCTTCGAACTCTACTGCGAGGCATACACACCGTGGGAGTGGTTTCCAAAATTAGTAAAGAGAGCGCAGGAGCTGGGTCTGATATGGTTTTCCTCACCGTTTGATAAAACGTCGGTGGATTTTCTTGAATCTCTGAGTGTGCCTGCGTACAAAATCGCATCGTTTGAAATAACAGATTTACCCTTAATTCAATACACAGCCGGCAAGGGCAAGCCTGTGATAATCTCAACCGGTGTTGCAACCTTTGAGGAAATACAAGAGGCTCTTGCTACTTGCACTGCGGCAGGAAATGAGAGCATGGCTGTGTTGAAATGCTCAAGCGTGTATCCGGCTCCGCTTTGTGAGGCTAATTTAAAAACAATCCCGCATATGAGGGATACATTAAATACGGTCATAGGTCTTTCCGATCATACAGTGGGTATAACAACGCCGATAGCGGCAACAGCGTTAGGTGCTCAAATAATTGAGAAACATTTCATACTGGATAAAGCAATAGGGGGACCTGATTCGGCGTTTTCTCTTGACCCCTCAGAGTTCAGGGCAATGGTTGATGGGATAAGGGAAACGGAGACAGCGCTTGGTACTGTGAACTATGAGCTGTCTTGCGCCGTAAAAAAAAGCCGTGAACATGCCCGTTCACTTTTTGTAGTTAAAGACATATCTGCACAGGAGGCTTTCACAGAGGAAAATGTAAAATCCATACGACCTGCCTTTGGGCTGCCGCCTAAGTATTTGCCGTTGATACTTACAAAACGTGCAAAGGTTGATATAAAGAAAGGAACTCCCCTTAACTGGGATATTGTTGAAGATTGA
- a CDS encoding PAS domain S-box protein, which produces MRDAEKTKEQLIEELEQLRALIRSGSIVESANSIILRMDIKGNILYINKYALDLFGFEHSEIIGKNVVGTIVPEVETTGRDLNSFIEDLLINPQKYEINENENIRKNGQRLWISWTNKAICDSEGNVTEILCIGNDITQHKKMQDELVRSKLFLEAVLDCIEDGIVACDGDGVLKLFNRATQKFHGLPAEPLLPDKWADYYDLYHADGKTKMSMEDVPLFRTLKGEEVTNVEMVIAPKGSSPYILSATGRTLIDSNGDNIGAVVSMHNITESKKVENELTNAYSKLEKLQKQLTEDLKLQSEIISNMSEGINLINVSDGSILYCNPKFEQMFGYNPGELIGKNVSVVNAPTEKSSEETAKEIITSINKNNFWQGEIQNIKKTGERFWCHATVSTFEHSEHGKVWISVHTDITERKKASEDLERFFDLAIDMLCITEIDGYFKVLSPSFEKTLGFTLDELKSKPYMEFIHPEDIQTSLNAVETALHGIPLYSFKNRFLCKDGTYKFLSWTVLPVPSEGISYCTATDVTEQLKIQDIMNQDLVLQSSIAKVTEALLNPENDKYYISKIVHDESLLLTESEHGYASLICENDDNMAVNLTDMVDKQCKVAKEQQTAIFPKGPNGYNALWGHSLNTGEGFFTNAPKEHISYKGCTPAGHVEIKNFLSVPVKSRGKIIGQIALANSRRDYTERDLSIIERLASIYSVAIERKHIEQRLSESEQRFRVIFNETPIGIAITEINTGKFVQVNKAYCNIIGYSHDEIVNFTFRDITHPDDIQQQLDGLRQLYNGDISVYNMEKRYILKDAKVVWVSLTCVPFSLGANQPLFNLNIVKDITNEKQLSDDLKASQLDVIEAQSKAHFGTWTYDPMSRQPQWSLEMFNIWGLDPKQGAPHYSEHIKYIHPDDYRRFDDAVSEAVELGKPYDLEIRIIHPDKTERIVNTICEPVLDALGKVVKLRGSNLDITERKKMETQLRELNKNLETMVAVETEKRRVHEQMLIQQSKMASMGEMIGLIAHQWKQPINAVGLKVQDLQDSYAYGEVNDKYIGNLVDSTMHQIDFMAKTIDDFRNFFIPSKKKVLFDVKTAIEELLSMFISVFSKSNIDVSVKADKYQILPVKGYPNELKQVILNILNNSRDAIVSRKKNIPEIKGNIEISINNNEDKSKVTVSIIDNGGGIPDDIIDKIFEPYFTTKEKEGTGIGLYMSKTIIETNMGGTLQVKNIADGVEFMISFDVNGAGDVSTG; this is translated from the coding sequence ATGAGAGATGCTGAAAAGACAAAAGAACAACTTATAGAAGAATTAGAGCAATTACGAGCTTTAATACGCAGTGGCTCCATTGTTGAAAGCGCCAATAGTATTATATTGAGAATGGATATAAAAGGTAATATTCTTTATATTAACAAATACGCTTTGGATTTGTTTGGTTTTGAACATTCTGAAATAATAGGTAAAAATGTAGTTGGTACGATTGTACCTGAGGTTGAGACAACCGGCAGAGATTTAAATTCTTTCATAGAAGATTTATTAATAAATCCACAGAAATATGAGATAAATGAAAATGAGAATATACGCAAAAACGGACAGCGACTATGGATTTCATGGACAAACAAGGCAATCTGTGACAGCGAAGGTAATGTTACAGAAATCTTATGCATTGGTAATGATATAACACAACATAAGAAGATGCAGGATGAGCTTGTCAGAAGCAAGTTATTTTTAGAGGCTGTGTTGGATTGTATAGAGGATGGAATAGTAGCGTGTGATGGCGATGGTGTTTTAAAACTATTTAACAGAGCAACTCAGAAGTTTCACGGCTTACCAGCTGAACCTTTATTACCTGATAAGTGGGCTGACTACTACGATCTGTATCATGCTGATGGAAAAACAAAAATGTCCATGGAAGATGTCCCATTGTTCCGAACACTTAAAGGAGAAGAAGTAACAAATGTTGAGATGGTCATAGCCCCAAAGGGAAGCTCCCCTTATATTCTATCGGCAACAGGTAGAACTCTTATTGATTCCAACGGTGATAACATTGGTGCGGTAGTCTCTATGCACAACATAACAGAAAGCAAAAAAGTTGAAAATGAATTAACTAATGCATATAGTAAATTAGAAAAGCTACAAAAACAGTTAACAGAGGATTTGAAACTTCAAAGTGAAATAATATCCAATATGTCAGAGGGTATCAACCTTATCAACGTTAGCGATGGAAGTATTTTGTACTGTAATCCAAAATTTGAACAAATGTTTGGGTATAACCCAGGGGAGTTAATCGGCAAGAATGTTTCAGTAGTTAATGCCCCTACTGAGAAATCATCAGAAGAGACAGCCAAAGAAATTATAACATCAATAAATAAAAACAATTTTTGGCAAGGAGAAATACAAAATATTAAAAAGACCGGCGAACGCTTTTGGTGTCATGCAACTGTTTCAACTTTTGAACACTCAGAACACGGTAAAGTGTGGATATCAGTACACACCGATATTACAGAACGGAAAAAGGCAAGTGAAGATCTCGAGAGATTCTTTGATCTTGCAATAGATATGTTATGTATAACCGAGATTGACGGGTATTTCAAGGTGCTCAGTCCGTCGTTTGAGAAGACACTTGGATTTACACTCGATGAGCTTAAGTCAAAGCCATACATGGAGTTTATACATCCAGAGGACATCCAGACATCGCTTAATGCAGTGGAAACAGCATTGCATGGAATACCGCTATATAGTTTTAAAAACAGATTTTTATGTAAAGACGGTACGTATAAGTTTCTTTCGTGGACGGTATTGCCTGTTCCTTCAGAGGGTATTTCCTATTGTACAGCGACTGACGTTACGGAACAATTGAAGATACAGGATATAATGAACCAGGACCTTGTGCTTCAATCCTCGATTGCTAAGGTAACAGAAGCCCTTTTAAACCCTGAGAATGACAAATACTATATTTCAAAAATAGTACACGACGAATCGCTATTACTTACTGAGAGCGAGCATGGATACGCATCGTTGATATGTGAAAACGATGATAACATGGCCGTCAATCTTACTGACATGGTGGACAAGCAATGTAAAGTTGCAAAGGAACAACAAACTGCCATATTTCCCAAAGGACCGAACGGATATAATGCCTTGTGGGGACATTCACTAAATACAGGAGAGGGTTTTTTCACCAACGCACCGAAGGAACATATTTCATATAAGGGTTGTACCCCGGCAGGACACGTTGAGATAAAGAACTTCTTGTCGGTTCCTGTAAAATCGAGAGGCAAGATAATCGGGCAAATAGCCCTGGCAAATTCCAGAAGGGATTATACGGAAAGGGATTTGTCAATAATCGAACGATTGGCGTCCATATACTCGGTGGCAATAGAGAGAAAACATATAGAGCAGAGATTATCGGAAAGTGAGCAGAGATTTAGGGTTATCTTTAATGAAACGCCGATAGGGATTGCTATTACTGAGATAAATACCGGCAAATTTGTTCAGGTTAATAAGGCGTACTGCAATATCATCGGTTATTCTCATGATGAGATTGTTAACTTCACGTTTCGAGACATTACCCATCCAGATGATATTCAACAACAACTCGATGGGCTTAGACAACTATACAATGGTGATATATCGGTTTATAACATGGAGAAACGGTATATTCTCAAGGACGCTAAAGTGGTATGGGTAAGTCTGACATGTGTTCCTTTTTCACTAGGCGCAAATCAACCGTTGTTTAATCTCAACATAGTTAAAGATATAACAAATGAAAAACAGTTGTCCGATGACCTTAAAGCAAGCCAACTTGATGTAATAGAGGCACAAAGTAAGGCACACTTTGGTACCTGGACATATGATCCGATGAGCCGGCAACCGCAGTGGTCATTAGAAATGTTTAATATCTGGGGGCTGGATCCCAAACAAGGCGCTCCACACTATTCTGAACACATAAAATATATCCATCCTGATGATTACCGACGTTTTGATGATGCGGTAAGTGAGGCAGTTGAACTTGGCAAGCCCTATGATTTAGAGATACGCATTATTCATCCTGATAAAACTGAACGAATTGTCAACACTATCTGTGAGCCTGTTCTTGACGCTCTCGGTAAGGTAGTGAAACTCAGGGGATCCAATCTTGACATCACCGAACGTAAGAAAATGGAAACCCAACTAAGAGAATTAAACAAAAACCTTGAGACAATGGTAGCAGTAGAAACCGAAAAAAGAAGAGTACATGAGCAAATGCTAATCCAGCAATCCAAAATGGCTTCTATGGGAGAGATGATAGGATTAATAGCCCACCAATGGAAGCAACCGATTAACGCTGTTGGATTAAAAGTACAAGATTTACAAGATAGTTATGCCTATGGTGAGGTTAACGATAAATACATTGGAAATTTAGTAGATTCTACAATGCATCAAATAGATTTTATGGCAAAAACCATCGATGATTTCAGAAACTTCTTTATACCCTCAAAGAAGAAAGTGCTGTTTGATGTAAAAACGGCTATAGAAGAACTACTCTCGATGTTTATAAGTGTTTTTAGTAAAAGTAATATAGATGTTTCTGTAAAGGCAGATAAATATCAAATACTGCCTGTTAAAGGCTATCCTAATGAGTTAAAACAAGTGATCCTTAATATTCTAAATAACTCAAGGGATGCGATTGTTTCAAGAAAGAAAAATATCCCTGAGATAAAAGGAAATATTGAAATTAGTATCAACAATAATGAAGACAAATCCAAAGTCACAGTTTCGATAATAGACAATGGCGGAGGAATTCCAGATGACATTATAGATAAAATATTTGAACCTTATTTCACAACGAAAGAAAAGGAAGGCACCGGCATAGGGCTTTATATGTCTAAAACTATAATAGAGACAAATATGGGCGGCACCTTGCAAGTTAAGAACATTGCCGATGGTGTTGAGTTTATGATAAGTTTTGATGTAAACGGAGCTGGAGATGTATCCACAGGCTGA